AATAGGCTTGTCGGTACGCACAGGAAGCATGTTAAATTCTGCACCTTCTATTCTCACAGTCGTTGTAAGTACACGCAGAGGTTCCTCCAGTTCCTGAACAACAAATTCTTTTCCTCGCGCACACTTATTCCCTTTCAGTGAAATTATTTTGCCTTTTTCTTCTTCGGCATCAATCTCACAACCCATAGGGCATATAACGCAAGTAAAGTGCTTTATCATTCCTTCACCTCTTTTATGGAAACGGTAATGTCGTCTTTTACTGATAAAAGTTTATCTTTTAATATCTTAATTCTTATCATCTCATTTGGACGGGCATAAAATCTCCTCATCTTCATATTCAACGGTTGTATTTCAATATCAACGGTTTTTTCTATCCATTTTTTTGAACGAAAAAATATAACAAGATCATCCCTATACGAATACATCTGAGGAAAAAGTATCCCTACATTTTTGCCGGGAAGTATATTAATAAATTT
The Caldisericota bacterium DNA segment above includes these coding regions:
- a CDS encoding DUF1667 domain-containing protein, which encodes MIKHFTCVICPMGCEIDAEEEKGKIISLKGNKCARGKEFVVQELEEPLRVLTTTVRIEGAEFNMLPVRTDKPIPKRLIPVIMEDIAKIEINAPVKMYKVIVKNIAGTKVNIIATRSM